Within Fusarium fujikuroi IMI 58289 draft genome, chromosome FFUJ_chr08, the genomic segment CCGATCCAAACGTGGTGTTTTGAAGGAACTCACTGCCATTCTGACGCACAGTCACTCATTACACCCGCATCGGCGTGTCTCTGGCTCGTATCCGTCTCGCAATCCTGTGTGTAGCATTGATGCATGATCCCGTGACCATGAATAAATCTAGAAGTTGTACGCTTCATCTGAAGACTTTCTCCTGTTCATGACGCTCAAGATGTCTGCCAGTCTTCATGTCTAATTCAGTTTGCTATGTTTCAGCCTGCACTCTCGTGACTACTGGCTACATTTTCAGGACCAGAGTAACATTTGATGCACAAAGAATGGATGGCTACCTGTCAACCAATCAAGCCTCCGTCACGCTAGCCTCACTATCAAGGTCCTATGTAGTTAGTTGTCGATCATCAATGTCAGGGACTGGCAACTGAGCACACCAAGCCACCCACTCACCATGGCAGCACGGGCGTTGACGTGCTAGGGTGTTCAAGGGTCCTCGCAACGACTTCCCGATAAACTTCGCCTAGCTTCTAGTGAGGGACACAAGGACCGTCTTGCAGTATCAGACGGTGCTCCATCGAGAGATGGGCTGGGCCGGGATTGAACTCATCCGTCCACTGGTCTCTTGTGGCTTCAGCAAGGGCGAAATGACCTAGCCACCCGTTGTCTGTTATCCAAAGGGTTGTGTGACGGGAAAGGCGCCGTCAACCGACGACGTCCAGATCCCGCGCTTGAATAATGGGCTTCGGCCCCTAGACTACAGTAGGACCAAGACCAGGACCAAGACCGGGTCTGAGTTACACTCCGCTAGGGCAAGGGTCTTTCGATGGATACGCCCTCAAAAGATACCTGCTTAGAGGCAGAGCATTACCGAGGTGGCCACAAAAGCAACAACGGCTGCTCCCTCCTTAGTGATAACGCTGTTGCGTGGAGTATCGAGGAACGCGGCATGCTGAGACGGACGGGGGCATGGCATATTGTGGCACAACAGACAAAAACGAAGGATCTGGTCGTGCAAAAGTGTGACGATTAGTATTCATGGAGAGATAGGAAGAGACTGCCTGTTACAGATGAGGCAACAAAGAATTGTGTCACAAGAGGTATATGCTGGTCCGGGTACAATAGTCCTGTATTGTTGTAGAAGTTATTCCTCATCTTGAAACGCTGAAATTATATGTTATGCAGTAGCTAATATGTATCCCTGAGTGATAATTGAGAGAAGTATCGGAGAGAACAAAGCCAATTTCTCGATTGATAGTACAAAAAGCTCGATCCCTGTTTAAGCTCTGTTGTTTCGACATCGGAGCGGCGATTAATTGTGGTTCCCGTCTTTCGGCGATTGACAGCTATTCCTCTTCCGTAGATGGTCGTGAATCTTACTCGTCATTCTGTTCAACGTCATTCCTCATTCCCTTCCCCGCCAtcaaaaaagaaagccacAGCACcaaggtaaagaaagaacATGTACCGAGAATAGACGAACCTAGCAAAAAGTTTGCGCGGTTCGAGTCATGAGAACAATGAGGACTGCAAGCCATTTCCTTTCAGCTTTTCAAGGGTTGGTGGCTTGGTTGGCTGTCCCAATTGTTTTCTCCATTCATTCATTGGGTTCCCCAACCGGATAAACCTgcagcagagacagagactCTTGTTGTCTCTATTCTCGAAACTCGCCCACCACTGAGTGTCAAGGATGGcgttgagcttctttgctttttccctAATACCAAGACCACAGAAAATACGTAACCCAGTAACACATCGTGGCCACCCTCCAGAAATGCAGCCTCATttcgagtcgagtcgagtctcCCTAGGTATagtaggtactaggtagtaCCTTAGTAGTCGAGGTACAGGACGGTACTGTACCTACATACAAACGGTAACTAAATCCGCCGCCCGTCAACGGTGCATCCGACGAACTTCGGGGTTTCTTCACCATCGCTGCAAGTGGCATTTCGTGTTCCTCCTAGCCTTGAGCCTTTGTGTTATGGGGTTGGAATATACCTTGCAAACAACCTTGTCTCAGATGCATAAGCCTCCTTGACGAGGTACTTGAGGATGACGATTCTTTTTCGACAACAACATTGTCTCTCAAGTATATCGTTGACGATATCATTTGCGATCCGGGGACTTCAGGAGCAGTTCAAAATCAAGCCAAAAGACCAGGACTGGACTCGAAGAATAGTCGAGCACTAAACTAACAAATCTTTCAGCTGTGACGCCGAGTGTGGACAGCCTCTTCTAATTAAATGGCAAACATCCATCGCAAACCAACcagccaaccaaccaaccaaccaaccaaccttACCTCTTCAAGCCCCCGGTTAAGCCCAGGGGAGAATCTCATTTTTCATTTTTCACCCTTCACTCCCTGTTTTTGTCGAGCCTCACATACAGATACATACAGACAACACTGTTGAGTTCCCCATTCCCGGATGCGCGTTGCTCCGGGGCCATGCCAGACTGGATTCGTGCACACCCCTGGTTCACAGTTGACAGCCATCTCTTGGTcgctttatatatatttcttcgCTGTCCGCACTTGTCTATTTCAGTCGCAACAATTCAATTTATTCCCATTCTTCATTCTCCTCAGTGCTCTTAGGCACCATAGAGAGAACTCTACAACTGGCAGGTATTTCAGTACCCGAGCATCTATCTATTTACTACTTGTCCAAAATACTCTCCGATTGTCCATTATCGTCAATCTCAGTTTCTCCCTCAAGAGATTCGTGATCTGTATCACCAGATCAACAATTGCCTCATCTTGAACAACTCCCAAACACTGTACTTCTATTCTAGTCCCTATCTAGTCCCTAAAACCCATATCATTAGGGCCTCGGATTTGATTACCACGTCCGTGCTCTGTCATCCAAGTTATCTTCCACTACCCGCCTCTAGATCGCAAAGTCTCACACCTACTATCAACTAGATCCACTCTGGCAGTTGACGCCAAAAGACACTATCTCAAGTTAGCGAGTTAGACTTATCGATGGTGGGAGACCTCCAACCCACTTACATCACTTCTCCTGTTCTTCGACTCTGATTTATACGCTGTCGAGTCCCTTCGTGCACTCGCTTAAACTCTGATCTCGAACAATCATCCAATACTCGTCTCTCCAGTGACCATTGATTGGTATTAGCCAACATTCACTGGACACGCCTGGCCTGCACACTGCAATCTCTCGCTTTCAATTAGAACTCTACTATCAGGCCAATTCGTTGCGGAGCTCGCTGCTCTTGCGCCGTCATCTTCATGGAGCATACTTTCTTGACTATACATAGTGAGCTATCTCTGTCCCTGCGTCTTCTCTCTCAGACCTTCACTAACCCGTTCTCGCCCAGATTTACACCCGGACGCTAATATCCTTTACGCGTCTGATTCCATCTTTGAAATTCTTGGATACTCTCCACAGGACGTCATCAATAAGTCTGCTTTTGAGTTCTTTCATCCGGATGAAATCCCGTATGCGCGATCCGTGCATAGTCGTGGCGTCTTGCTGGACAAGGCTGCCGTTTTGCACTATGCACGTCTTCGCTCTCATGATGGTCGTTGGGTAAGCAGTGAATGTTGCTTCTCAATCGTCCACGATATTCTTTTTGCTTGTATAAGTATCTACAGGCGTGACGCCAAGAGTGAGAGTATGTTCACCGCAGTTACCTTGCCCCCTTGATATACCCTTTTCCATATATTAACAGAACTCAGGACGTGCCCTGGACGCACCACAAGTCCGGCGTCTCTTCTCACGCTCTCCTCGAGACCCACGATATCACATGTTGCAACACCTGTCCCCCAAGTTCAGGTTGCCACCTGTGGAGCGTGAACCCCGAGCTGCTCTTATCCTTAATCGGTTTACTAGGACATTGACTATTATGTTTGCAACCGATGCTGTCGCCTCCATCCTCGGCGTTCCTGCCGATCAAGTTCAACATAAAAGCTTCTACGAATGTATTCGAGAGACCTGCCTGGATGATGCACTCAAGTGCATTGAGAGTGCGAAAGCCAACGATTCCATTGCTTACTTGCGATTCTGGTCTCGCGATCCGCGACGACCCGAAGACTTCGAGGAAGAAGGcagcgatgttgatgaggagtCGACaattgatggtgttggtggacGAAATGAAAGCGAGGGGCCCCGTCACTTTAGAACCGGCACCACCAACAATCCGTCCCTAGACCAGAATGGATCTGGAAGCGGCTCGATGGCTCCGAATCAGCAACGACGTGCTGAGAGCCGCCGCTCCAGCGATTCTGAGGGAGGTGGTGTTAAGTTGGATGGTGCCATGGACCTCGattccaactccaactcccaCCGGGGTTCGGCAGGTCCTTCCATCAAGGTAGAACCTGATGTGGATATGCAGGATGGCATTACTTCCAACGAAACATCAGGTGAATCCCGCACTACGAGTTCCAATGCTCTGGGCTCTAGCTCACGAGCAACTCGTTACCAGACTCCTCTTACACCACAGTCGCCGCCACCACTTGAGGATAACGTGTCCCAGGCACGCAGATCCCGCACTCGCCCAGCACGACACCTGGCACCTTCTGTCGAGTTGGAAGCGGTCGTCTCATGTACCTCTGATGGTCTTGTCGTCATCCTCCGCCGAGCAAGACCCCAGATTCCCAGTGTTGAGCCTCCCCAAATTCCTTCCACCTTCGACCACGGTGTTTTCGCTGCTCCTTGGGCGCAACAACCTGTATATCCCCGCTATCCTCACGAAGCTGTTCTCAACTTCCAAGCTCCGTATGCACCGCACCGTATGCCACCGCGAAGCGGTATTCAAGCTGCTGGTGGCCCCCCTATGGATCAGCTCATGCAATCTATTAGAGATGTTGCCGTATTTGCTTGGGCCCTTGTGGGTATCAACGGAAACATAGCATCTTATGGTCATGGCCAACCGTCAGGAGAGGCTCAACCTCCCGACGGTCTCCCCATATGGGACCCTGAAGCGGTAGACGCCTCTTACGAAGGGCCTTACAACCAGGCTGCTCAGCGATGGGCTCAAGAGGCCCGACGACAGCAGCCATCGTTCCATAATCAGGACTCGGTGTCAACTGAGTTTTCAATGGAGGGAACAGCAGACTACAGTACGACTGGTTTGGGATATCAGAACCGTGCGGCCAATGGCCATGGTAATCCATGGTATTCACAACcatcagctcatcagcaCAACCAAGAGGCATTTGCCCAGAACAgccgtcaacaccatcaagaTCCTTCCAATATTTCGGCTTCTTCAGTGAACCAACAAACAAGCCAGTTGAGCGATGGGCAGCATTGGCTTGGAAACCCTCAAATTCCCACCACGTCAGCCGAGGATCATTCCCATAATCCTCCAAACGGATGGCATTAATATGCCGTTCGAGGTGGGGTCTATTGGAAAGTATTATGGAGACGTACATCATTGATCATGAAATATTGAACAAATGCAAGGAGAGGGGAAGGATTGAATAGTGTGTTTGTCAATGAGCTTTGACTTATTAGCCAGTAACTCAAAAGAGCCCAGTGGCTGTAGGCTTGTTTCTCAATCACGAAGAAGCTCTGAGTCGTACTGATGTTGTACGCTAGTGACGAGAAATGAGATGATGCCGTTAGAATCGTCAGACAATATGAATTAGTAAAAGCCTGGAAGGTggttaatatatttttatttcttcgCGCTTCAAAGAAGAGATTCCATTTCTCGTATAGCAAATGTGTGTTTGAATCAGAATTATCTGTCATTCAACGGATGCTCTTTACCTAGAGGCTCCCCTGCCCGTACCTGACCTGGACGGCGCTGTGATTGGCTGCAGTGAAAGGGAAGCTTGGGCCACCTTGCATCAAGGGGCCCGTTTCTGGAGAGGCGACCGTGGAAGTTTCGCCGTTATTACCTACATAGAAATACGTACGTCAGCTTCATATTCATCAGCTTTCACACGACTTCTCTGTGACGCCGGAAAGAACACCACAAAACTAATTACAAAACCGATTTTTCATACCGAGCGACACGATACTCTACATATCATGTCAGCTTCCAACGCTCGAGGGCACTATGCCAACCCACctttggaggatgaggacgacctGATCGACCCTGATGATGGTAAGAGATCGCACACTGGGCCCTTATTGTTGCTGGAACATACAGAGCTCTATTCTCTACTCCGTGGAAACTGACCTAGATCCAGCCGATCTCAACGACTTTGACGACCCTCTTGCGACCAACAACACCCGTCAGCCCTTGACAGGCAACATTGgctccagctcatcatcgcgacCGTTGAACGAAGGTTATCTGACCTCACGAATCCCCGGAGAAGACCGAAGAGCTCCTCAAAATACAATTGACGAGTCCGTATGGGATACGTTGCGTCGCGACCTGCTCGCTGTCTGGGCAAAGCTCAGAGAAGTGCTCTACCCGCGCTATCTCCTGGGTGGTACTATGTTCGATAACGAGGGAGGTCTGCGCGGCGCTTATTCCAGCATCCGTGGCGCTGGTCTTTCAGGGACAAGGGAAGAACTCACTGGACTGGCGAGCCGTATggttgatgctgaggctCTGCTCCAGAGCAACATGACTCCTGGTCTTCGCGACTGGGATCTTTGGGGCCCTCTGAtcttctgtcttcttctAAGTgttctcctcagcatcaccGCTCGATCTGAACAGCGTGATGCTGTATTCAGTGGCGTCTTTGCTATGATTTGGCTCGGTGAGGCTGTCGTGACGCTACAGATCAAACTGTTGGGTGGTAACATGTATGTTTCGCTGTCTGGGCTTGCTCATGTGAAATTCGCTAACTTGCTCAAAGCTCCTTCGCTCAGAGCGTCTGCATCATCGGATACACGCTTTTCCCCCTGGTTCTTGCTGCTATGATGTCTGCCCTCGGCCTTCACTGGATCGCTCGCATCCCCATCTATATCGTCCTCATCAGTTGGTCTCTGGCTGCTGGTGTCAGCATTTTAGGTGGCAGCGGAGTTGTCAAGAACCGAGTTGCCATTGCAGTGTACCCTCTACTTGTCTTTTATCTCGGTCTTGGCTGTCTGTGCTTTATCAGCTAAGACGGGCTCGTTATCAGGAAACGTGACTCGGTATGAAGTTGCTGCGATTTGAAAAGACGGAGTGGTTAGAATGGTTGATTTAGACTGATGTATTCTTACTTGAAACGAACCGAAACCTGACTAGGACTGCGATGTTTAGTGTTTCGGTGATGGAGTGGAGTCATGGACTGATTCCTAGGGTTCTTAAACTGTTCTTTGCAAACATGTATCACTTTTATCATGGTATGCTTTGTCGAATATGGcagtttgtttgtttgttttccCGAAACGGAACAGATCCTGGAGCGATTAACGCGCAGATACGGTACCGAGCTATTGGGTCCTATCTTATCCTATCCTAGATACTGAGATTTCTAGGCATATGAAAGGCTGATAATGAGATGGCCACACATTCATCAATGATACTATTAGTAGTTCGAACTTGTTTGTTGTGTGACAACTGAACCTCAAGCAATGCTACAACCCCTGCTCCCGGAGTAGAAGCACTAGGTCTGCACATCAGATATGAACTGGCGGGCTTTGGTCCATTCAAGATCGGTCAAGGCAAGGTACCTAAGTAGGCAATGTTTTTGTTTTAAGGTGGAACAAAGTCATGGTTAAGGATCAAATTTCAGTACAAAGccaatttatatatagtatttcgGGGCGTTTCACATTTTCCCCAACTGTCTGTGATCATTTTGTCTTTGTTTAATCGTGAAAATGACGTCCAATCTCGATCCTCCATTGTTACCCCTCCTGCTGGCGTGGATATTAGCGCTAGGCGGGCGGTGAATACCTTAGCTACAGTACCTAGGCTGAGTTGTCTAGGTACCTGGTTAGCTCTGGTTATTTTGACATTGGCGATTCTGCATGTGTTTGATTGGTTCCACGCAGCGCTCAACACAACCTTCGATTCCAACATCCAAGAGTGACCCAACTCAGACAACCTGCGCCCAGCCTGATTCCAAGTCCAGCGCATGTTTTTGCTCATACATCACCCGTGATTCTCGGACCTTACATGTCTTGCTCTATATCCTCCGCTATAAACTCAAGTTCAGCATCTTCCCCTTATCAAACCCAATCCTCTTGTCGTTGATCTTCCGTCATCACACCAAGCCTTTGGACGCCATGGCCGACGACGCTCCCGATGCCAGTCCCAAGAACGAACCTCTCAACGtcgagaccaaggaagacGCAGAGACTCGCGCTACTCGTCGTGAACTAAAGCAATCCTCTATCTCTGACCCTCCAACGTCTGGtccagaagatgctgccaACACATCGGATGCGCCCGATAATGACTTGAAGGAGCAAATCGCCTCCCCTAAGAAGAAGCGCGCGCATGACCAACTAGAAGGAAGCaaagatgctgaagaaaaCGATTCGAACAGTGTGGCATCATCGGACTCGGCCAAGGATAGAGCTCTACGAACCGAgcccgagaagaagcgacaTCGCGACGAAGATGCAGATTTGGTATGCTAACCGCAGTTTTACTTGCCAAGTGTAGGGGCTGGACTAACCTTTTCTCTGCAGCCATCAACGATTGCTTCCAGCGAGGTGACCAAAGACACCGAAGCCGGCAAATCAGCGACAAAACAGTCCCAAGGGCAAACATCGGCTAGCGCTTTCGCGGCGTCTGGCTTTGGCAAGCTGTCGTCCGGGACTTCGCCCTTTGCTTCTCTTGGTGCCTCTCAGAGCGGAAGTGCGTTCGGGTCACTCGCTGCTGGAAAGCCCTCGCTTACCTCATTTGCTTCTAAGCCCTCATCTACAACAGCACAGCCTGCCGCGCCACCTAAGCTGACCTTTGGAAGCTCAGGAGGAGCGTCGCCTTTTGCAGGGTTATCAACTGGAAGCAATGGAAGCCCCTTTGGGGGAAGCACTTTTGGGTCTGCTCTAGGGGGTACCAAACCTCTCTCGAGCTTCGCTGCGCCTGGTGCGGAGCCCCTCAAGAGCGAGAAACCTGCAAAGCCATTTGGAGCCCCGGATAGTGAATCCGAGGACGgtggcgaagaggaagaagaaagagaggagAGTGAGCAGCCCCCTGAAGCCGAACGTGCTGTTTCGCCAGAGAAGGAATCCgacgagaaaaagaagcctaagTTGCAGAAAAGCGAGTTTCATATCTATCTCTTTGTCAATTTAGTTCTAACAGTTACCAGTCGAGGTCAACGATGGCGAAGCCGGCGAGGCAACGGTTGTCTCTGTAAGAGCCAAGATGTTTTACCACGACAAAGAGGCCGGCTGGAAAGAACGAGGTGCGGGCATGCTTAAAATTAATGTGCCTCAGGCCTGTGTTGAGTACGACGAAAATGGCGCTGTTATCCCCGGATCATTTGATGCTTCCGCTTTAGAAGTGGACGAGGAGGCTGCAGGAGAATCCCAAGGCCACAAGGTTGCCCGTCTCATCATGCGCCAAGATCAAACACATCGAGTCATTTTGAACACAGCGCTTGTCGCCGCCATGAAATTCCAAGAAAAGGCTTCATTGAAGTCTGTTGGCATCCTCTTCACTGCTTTCGAGGGTGAACAGTCCAAACCCGTGAGCATCACAATGAGAGTAAGTCGCAATGCCTTGGATTTCCTATACGCTACTTGGAACTGACAAATGTCACGTAGATGTCAGCTGCCAACGCAAAGCTTTTCATGAATGAGATTGGAATCATTCAAAAAGAACTCCAGAACAGTTAGTCACTGTTTGGAAAGCTCTTGCAAAGCTGTTAAACCCCCATAAAGAGGTGATGCCCTGCCTCGAGCCCTGATAGAATCGCAAACGAGGATTTGCATTGATACATGAGGGGAGCTAGTCCAGCCAGTTGCCGTTTATGCAAGTGGCAAGCAGGGCAGATGATTAGAAGGTCAGAAAGTCGTGCCCAGCTTGGAGCACACATGCTGATACGATGCACCGTGAGAGCCTGATCGCTTTCTGGCTTTTGTACGGAACCATGGATAGAATTGTGTATAAAGAGCCATCATTTGGGGAGCATTGCTGTGTCTTTAACAATGGTATTGGGAAGCCATTAGTGTAAGTCCTGGACACAGGACACTGGACACTGGACAGGGTAGATGGAGATTGAGTTACAGCTATGTGCTGGCCATGAAGTCATATTCGTACAAATAAACACGCTTCGATTGATACAATAACATCTGCATTTCtgctaaggtaggtaggcttTGTATGTCTCATCACATTTGCTGTCGGTGATGTTGTAATCAATGCACGTGATTTGGCATCAATTTCGTGACTCGAACCGTGCATGACGTCGCACTTGCACGTATTGAAACGGCTTTGATTTTATCATGAGCCCAGCCTCGCCTCGCACATTCTTTCAGTTCCCATTAATGACATGACAAAACGCAAGGAAATATCAGGCCGAGTTGGTCCTAGCACAGAATATTCACTGCCAGGAGCAAAACGCAAGCGTGATGGTGGCGAGGACTCAACAGCCGAGAGTCCGACTTCAAGTCAGCCGAGCAACTCGAAATCTAGAAGGGGAGGAAAGGGGAGGAAAGCACGGCCGACCCTTCACAAAGAAGCCAGCAGTTTGGCCGTACCCTGTTCTGTGGAATGGCCAGAAGAGTTTAAGAAGGTTGAACGAACGCATCGAGCTCTCAATCTTGTCTACACCTTTTGCACCACACGAAAACATCTCGCCACGACATTTGACACTATAAAATCTGCCGTTGAAGCCCATATCAAGCGGGAACTACTGGTCGATGAGATTGCTTCCATGGTAGCGATTCGCCCTGAGGGTCTTTTCTTTGCATATGTCGACGAGAACATGCTACAACTTGATGTCAAAGGCACTGAAAGGGACGACGTCTTCCGAACTGGCAAATCATTCAGGTCTCAGGCTCCTGCGCATGATGCGTCAGTGGGCGGGTACACTGGCATGGATGGCCTTGACAAACAACATGATCGGGATCTTGAACCTGCAGGACGAGAAGTCCTTTTTCTCGAATTCATCGATGGCGATCTGAAGAGACAAGTCCCAGGCAAGTCTGGCGAGCCAACGAAGCCAAACCGAAAATTGAGAGACGAGCAGCTGAGAATGCCTGTTTTTAGCCAGAAACAGATGACCAATCTGATCGAGAGGCGTAACCAAAGATTCACTAATGCTATTAATGCCTTCCTCAATGAATGCTCCGAAGATGGGATTGATCCACTTGAAGTTCTCAAAGAACAAACACGGGCATACATCCCGGCCCCTTCTGCCCAAGAAGAGTTTGCCCCGGACAAGGCAGCCGATTCGATACCAGAGAGCATACCAAAGGAACGAAAGACCGTGCCAGAAATCGTAcaggagctcaaggagagCCCCTGGTATACTGGACAGATTGTCCCTGATGGGCATCGAGTATttgagaagcaggaggctgTTTATGGGGACCTCAACTTTCTTTTGAGCCAGGATTTGGTGAACGCTCTATATAACGCCAAGGGAATCACACAGTTCTATGCGCATCAGTCAGAGGCCCTCAACAGTCTCCACGATGGCAAACACGTTGTAGTATCAACATCGACAAGCTCTGGCAAGAGTTTGATCTACCAACTCCCGGTCATTCGTGCCCTCGAAGAGGATTACAACTCCAGAGCAGTGTACATCTTCCCCACAAAAGCCTTAGCACAGGACCAGAAGAGGAGCTTgaaagagatgatgagttATATGCCTGGTCTTGAAGAGACTATGGTACAGACATTCGATGGGGATACTCCAATGATTGAGCGCAATGAGATTCGGGAGCAAGCAAGAATAATTTTTACTAATCCAGACATGCTTCACATTACCATATTACCCCAAGAAGAACGATGGAGATCTTACCTGAAGAACTTGAAATATGTCGTTGGTAAGCGCTTCCTTTGATTGACCCTTTATATATGCGTATTAATCGTCAACAGTGGATGAGTTGCACTATTATAATGGTCAAATGGGGTCTCACATGTCCTTCATCATGCGAAGATTGAGGCGAATATGTGCCGCCGTGGGAAACCGGCGTGTCAAATTTATATCGTGTTCTGCTACAGTTGCGAATCCAGAGCAACACTTCAAAACAATATTCGGCATAGAACACGTCCAGCTGATAGATTACGATGGATCTCCATCAGGACGGAAGGAGTTTTTGTGCTGGAACACTCCATATAAAGACCCTGGCGATCCTGCATCTGGCCGCGGCAGCACCAAGTTTGAATGCGCGCGACTGTTTTGTGCCCTGATGCTAAGAGGTGTGAGGATCATTGCATTTTGCAGAGTTCGGGCGCAATGTGAGCTGCTCGTGAGCACCATCAAGCAGGAGCTCGAGAACCTGGGGCGGCCAGAATGTACCAATCTGGTGATGGGATATCGTGGCGGCTATACAGCACAAGATCGCCGCAGGATCGAGACTGAAATGTTTCAAGGTCAACTGCTTGGAATTGTTGCAACCACTGCGTTAGAGCTCGGCATTGACATAGGCTCCCTTGATTGTGTCATGACGTGGGGATTCCCTTATACGATTGCCAACCTGCGACAACAAAGTGGCCGTGCTGGCCGTCGCAACAAGGATTCACTTTCGATACTGGTTGGTGACGGGTTTGCCACAGACCAGCACTACATGCAGAATCCAGACGAGCTATTCACAAAGCCCAATTGTGAGTTGCAAGTTGATCTGGAGAATATGCTTGTGCGTGAAGGACACATTCAATGCGCGGCATATGAAATGCCAATACGCCCGAAAAATGATGCAAAATACTTTGGCAAAGACTTACCGAAGATTTGTATGGAACGCCTAATCAAAGATGACATGGGCTTTTATCATTGCCATGATCGATTTCGCCCTGTCCCTGCAAAGTATGTTGCTATACGAGACACAGAAGATGACCACTTTGCTATCATAGACATCACCAATGGCCGGAATGTTGTtctggaggagctggaggccTCAAGAGCAACTTTTACACTTTATGATGGAGCCATTTTTCTTCACCAGGGTAATCCCTACCTTGTACGAGACTTCCAGCCTGACAAAGGAATGGCCAGGGTGGAAAGGGTCAAGGTTGAGTGGACAACTGTTCAGCGTGATTATACTGATATCGATCCCACGGAGACAGAGGCCATCAGAAAAA encodes:
- a CDS encoding related to Yip1 domain protein produces the protein MSASNARGHYANPPLEDEDDLIDPDDADLNDFDDPLATNNTRQPLTGNIGSSSSSRPLNEGYLTSRIPGEDRRAPQNTIDESVWDTLRRDLLAVWAKLREVLYPRYLLGGTMFDNEGGLRGAYSSIRGAGLSGTREELTGLASRMVDAEALLQSNMTPGLRDWDLWGPLIFCLLLSVLLSITARSEQRDAVFSGVFAMIWLGEAVVTLQIKLLGGNISFAQSVCIIGYTLFPLVLAAMMSALGLHWIARIPIYIVLISWSLAAGVSILGGSGVVKNRVAIAVYPLLVFYLGLGCLCFIS
- a CDS encoding related to helicases, with product MTKRKEISGRVGPSTEYSLPGAKRKRDGGEDSTAESPTSSQPSNSKSRRGGKGRKARPTLHKEASSLAVPCSVEWPEEFKKVERTHRALNLVYTFCTTRKHLATTFDTIKSAVEAHIKRELLVDEIASMVAIRPEGLFFAYVDENMLQLDVKGTERDDVFRTGKSFRSQAPAHDASVGGYTGMDGLDKQHDRDLEPAGREVLFLEFIDGDLKRQVPGKSGEPTKPNRKLRDEQLRMPVFSQKQMTNLIERRNQRFTNAINAFLNECSEDGIDPLEVLKEQTRAYIPAPSAQEEFAPDKAADSIPESIPKERKTVPEIVQELKESPWYTGQIVPDGHRVFEKQEAVYGDLNFLLSQDLVNALYNAKGITQFYAHQSEALNSLHDGKHVVVSTSTSSGKSLIYQLPVIRALEEDYNSRAVYIFPTKALAQDQKRSLKEMMSYMPGLEETMVQTFDGDTPMIERNEIREQARIIFTNPDMLHITILPQEERWRSYLKNLKYVVVDELHYYNGQMGSHMSFIMRRLRRICAAVGNRRVKFISCSATVANPEQHFKTIFGIEHVQLIDYDGSPSGRKEFLCWNTPYKDPGDPASGRGSTKFECARLFCALMLRGVRIIAFCRVRAQCELLVSTIKQELENLGRPECTNLVMGYRGGYTAQDRRRIETEMFQGQLLGIVATTALELGIDIGSLDCVMTWGFPYTIANLRQQSGRAGRRNKDSLSILVGDGFATDQHYMQNPDELFTKPNCELQVDLENMLVREGHIQCAAYEMPIRPKNDAKYFGKDLPKICMERLIKDDMGFYHCHDRFRPVPAKYVAIRDTEDDHFAIIDITNGRNVVLEELEASRATFTLYDGAIFLHQGNPYLVRDFQPDKGMARVERVKVEWTTVQRDYTDIDPTETEAIRKISSSRSHAYYGTIKIQQNVFGFFKVDKKNRVLDAVHVDNPPVIRFSKGMWLDVPKKAMRILQERRLHIAAAIHAAEHAIMSLLPAFVISMPGDVRTECKTAVKEFAKQESQRKRPARLTFYDAKGGAGGSGISTKAFDHVDQLLRDALKRVEDCHCERGCVECVASELCKQANEVMSKVGSQVILKTLLNVEIDMESLPMGPELNIPIGTETVVLAEPVPYRAKETAFENRSITDNNG